The following are from one region of the Lacinutrix sp. Bg11-31 genome:
- the accD gene encoding acetyl-CoA carboxylase, carboxyltransferase subunit beta encodes MAWFKRKDKGIQTSTEDKKDIPKGLWYKSPTGKVVDSEELAKNFYVSPEDGYHVRIGSKEYFEILFDDNKFKELDKDLSSKDPLKFVDTKKYPDRLKAAQEKTKLTDAVRCAVGKSKGKDLVIAAMDFAFIGGSMGSVVGEKIARAADYALKNKLPFMIISKSGGARMMEAALSLMQLAKTSVKLAQLADAGLPYISLSTDPTTGGTTASFAMLGDINIAEPGALIGFAGPRIVRDTTGKELPEGFQTSEFLLEHGFLDFITLRKDLKNRVNLYIDLITNQPLRA; translated from the coding sequence ATGGCTTGGTTTAAAAGAAAAGATAAAGGAATACAAACTTCTACTGAAGACAAAAAAGACATACCAAAAGGATTATGGTATAAGTCTCCTACTGGAAAAGTTGTAGATTCTGAAGAATTAGCAAAAAATTTCTACGTAAGTCCAGAAGATGGCTACCACGTAAGAATTGGAAGCAAAGAGTACTTCGAAATATTATTTGACGACAACAAATTTAAAGAGTTAGACAAAGATTTGTCTTCTAAAGACCCTTTAAAATTTGTGGACACCAAAAAATATCCAGACCGTTTAAAAGCGGCTCAAGAAAAAACTAAACTAACAGATGCGGTACGATGTGCTGTTGGCAAATCTAAAGGTAAAGACTTAGTTATTGCAGCTATGGATTTTGCGTTTATTGGTGGCTCTATGGGCTCTGTTGTAGGAGAAAAAATTGCTCGTGCTGCAGATTACGCTTTAAAAAACAAATTACCTTTCATGATTATTTCAAAATCTGGAGGCGCAAGAATGATGGAAGCAGCTTTGTCTTTAATGCAATTAGCAAAAACATCTGTTAAATTAGCACAACTTGCAGATGCTGGTTTACCATACATTTCGCTTTCTACAGACCCAACTACCGGAGGAACTACAGCTTCTTTTGCAATGTTAGGAGATATAAATATTGCAGAACCTGGTGCATTAATTGGATTTGCAGGACCTAGAATTGTTAGAGATACTACAGGAAAAGAATTACCAGAAGGATTCCAAACATCTGAATTTTTATTAGAACATGGCTTCCTAGATTTTATTACACTTCGTAAAGACTTAAAAAATAGAGTTAATTTATATATCGATTTAATAACGAATCAGCCTTTAAGAGCTTAG
- the fbaA gene encoding class II fructose-bisphosphate aldolase has protein sequence MSHNIKPGVATGKEVQAIFKLAKEKGFALPAVNVVGSNTINGVLETAAALNAPVIIQFSNGGGVFNAGKGLSNENQKAAIAGSIAGAKHVHLMAEAYGVPVILHTDHAAKKLLPWIDGLLDASEKHFAETGKSLYSSHMIDLSEEPLEENIEICKTYLERMSKMGMTLEIELGITGGEEDGVDNSDVDESKLYTQPEEVAYAYEELSKVSDQFTIAAAFGNVHGVYKPGNVKLTPKILKNSQEYISKKYGVEHNHIDFVFHGGSGSTEAEIQEAIGYGVIKMNIDTDMQYAFMTGVRDYMGEKSEYLKSQIGSPDGPESPNKKHYDPRKWLRAGEITFVERLKKAFEDLNNVNTL, from the coding sequence ATGTCACATAACATAAAACCAGGAGTAGCTACAGGGAAAGAAGTACAAGCGATTTTTAAATTAGCAAAAGAAAAAGGCTTTGCTTTACCAGCAGTTAATGTTGTTGGCTCAAACACAATTAATGGTGTTTTAGAAACTGCAGCAGCTTTAAATGCTCCAGTAATTATTCAGTTTTCAAATGGAGGAGGCGTTTTTAATGCAGGAAAAGGTTTAAGTAACGAGAACCAAAAAGCAGCAATTGCAGGTTCTATTGCTGGAGCAAAACATGTACATTTAATGGCAGAAGCTTATGGAGTTCCTGTAATTTTACATACAGATCATGCAGCAAAAAAACTATTACCTTGGATTGACGGTTTGTTAGACGCAAGTGAAAAACATTTTGCTGAAACTGGTAAGTCTCTTTATAGTTCTCACATGATTGATTTAAGTGAAGAGCCACTTGAAGAAAACATAGAAATCTGTAAAACATACCTTGAGCGCATGAGCAAAATGGGAATGACTTTAGAAATTGAACTTGGAATCACTGGTGGTGAAGAAGATGGTGTAGACAATAGTGATGTAGACGAGTCTAAGCTATACACGCAACCAGAAGAAGTAGCTTATGCATACGAAGAGTTAAGCAAAGTAAGCGATCAATTTACAATTGCAGCAGCTTTTGGAAACGTTCATGGTGTTTATAAGCCCGGAAACGTAAAATTAACACCAAAAATTTTAAAGAACTCTCAAGAATATATTTCTAAAAAATATGGTGTTGAGCACAATCATATCGATTTTGTTTTTCATGGTGGATCTGGTTCTACAGAAGCAGAAATTCAAGAAGCAATTGGATATGGTGTTATTAAAATGAATATTGATACAGACATGCAATATGCATTTATGACTGGTGTTCGCGATTATATGGGAGAAAAATCTGAATATCTTAAATCTCAAATTGGCTCACCAGATGGTCCAGAATCTCCAAACAAAAAACATTACGATCCAAGAAAATGGTTAAGAGCAGGAGAAATTACATTTGTAGAGCGTCTTAAAAAAGCTTTCGAAGACTTAAACAATGTGAATACATTGTAA
- the rpsO gene encoding 30S ribosomal protein S15, whose amino-acid sequence MYLTKEEKEKLFKKHGKDAKDTGSAEGQIAIFTQRIEHLTQHLKSNRKDYNTERSLVMLVGKRRSLLDYLTKKDVLRYRAIVKELGLRK is encoded by the coding sequence ATGTATTTAACAAAAGAAGAAAAAGAGAAACTCTTTAAGAAACACGGTAAAGACGCAAAAGACACTGGTTCTGCAGAAGGACAGATTGCAATATTTACACAAAGAATTGAGCACTTAACACAACACTTAAAAAGTAATCGTAAAGATTATAATACAGAGCGTTCGTTAGTAATGTTAGTAGGAAAAAGAAGAAGCTTACTAGATTACTTAACTAAGAAAGATGTCTTAAGATATCGTGCTATAGTAAAAGAATTAGGATTAAGAAAATAA
- a CDS encoding ATP-binding protein: MIENKVDESLLVIGILLNFLTNCRKYKSDERQYKITLSEKVKNEFVLLTITDSGLGIDLELYEDRLFSLYETFHNHIDSKGLGLFITKNQIESLGGKVTVKSVLNQGTSFNVYLKEA; this comes from the coding sequence ATTATAGAAAATAAAGTCGATGAATCTCTTTTAGTTATTGGTATCCTGCTTAATTTTCTAACAAATTGTAGAAAGTATAAATCTGATGAAAGACAGTACAAAATAACTCTAAGTGAAAAAGTTAAAAACGAGTTTGTATTATTAACTATTACAGATAGTGGCTTAGGTATAGATCTAGAATTATATGAAGATAGATTGTTTTCTTTATATGAAACATTCCATAACCATATTGATTCTAAGGGTCTAGGTTTGTTTATTACCAAAAATCAAATAGAATCTTTAGGTGGAAAAGTAACAGTTAAAAGTGTGCTTAATCAAGGCACTTCTTTTAATGTTTATTTAAAAGAGGCATAA